A genomic region of Melanotaenia boesemani isolate fMelBoe1 chromosome 13, fMelBoe1.pri, whole genome shotgun sequence contains the following coding sequences:
- the LOC121651620 gene encoding glucose-6-phosphate 1-dehydrogenase-like, whose protein sequence is MNTEPLTRSEVFGQLRRELYGEEQSSQSNAHIFIILGASGDLAKKKIYPTLWWLFRDGLLPDNTHFVGFARSNLTVEDIKAACLPHMKVSDKESDGLSAFFSKNSYLSGRYDEGSSFDQLNSYLSSLPGGANANRLYYLALPPTVYHHVSINIRNHCMSHKGWTRVIFEKPFGRDLQSSQELSVHLSSLFTEDQIYRIDHYLGKEMVQNLMVLRFGNRIFGPIWNRNSVACVVLTFKEPFGTQGRGGYFDDFGIIRDVMQNHLLQMLCLVAMEKPASTSPDDVRDEKVKVLKCVAPVAMTDVVLGQYVGDPKGEGDTKLGYLDDPTVPKNSCTPTFATAVLYVQNERWDGVPFILRCGKALNERKAEVRLQFTDVPGDIFGERCQRNELVVRVQPDEAIYLKMMTKRPGVYFSPEETELDLTYKSRYKNVKLPDAYERLILDVFCGNQMHFVRSDELREAWRIFTPLLHQIEAEKRQPIPYTYGSRGPNEADDLVKRAGFRYEGTYKWVQPHTT, encoded by the exons ATGAACACTGAGCCCCTTACTCGTTCAGAGGTATTTGGACAGCTCAGGAGAGAGCTCTATGGAGAGGAGCAGTCAAGTCAGTCTAACGCACATATATTCATCATCCTAGGAGCGTCT GGAGATCTTGCTAAAAAGAAGATCTATCCAACTCTATg GTGGTTATTCAGAGATGGGCTTCTCCCAGACAACACACACTTTGTGGGTTTTGCTCGGTCTAACCTGACAGTGGAGGACATTAAGGCAGCGTGTCTGCCCCATATGAAG GTCAGTGATAAAGAGAGTGATGGTCTATCAGCATTCTTCAGTAAGAACTCTTACCTGAGTGGCAGGTATGACGAGGGCAGTTCCTTTGATCAACTCAACAGCTATCTGTCATCTCTGCCCGGGGGAGCAAATGCCAACCGACTCTACTACCTGGCTCTGCCACCCACTGTCTACCACCATGTCAGCATAAACATCAGAAACCACTGCATGAGCCACAA aggCTGGACAAGGGTAATTTTTGAGAAGCCATTTGGTCGTGACCTCCAAAGCTCACAAGAATTGTCAGTCCACCTGTCTTCCCTGTTTACAGAGGACCAAATTTACCGCATAGATCACTACCTTGGAAAGGAGATGGTCCAGAACCTCATGGTGCTCAG GTTTGGAAATCGCATTTTTGGGCCCATTTGGAACAGGAACAGTGTAGCCTGTGTGGTCCTGACTTTCAAAGAGCCCTTTGGCACTCAGGGCCGTGGAGGATACTTTGATGACTTTGGCATAATTCG AGATGTCATGCAAAACCATCTGCTCCAGATGCTCTGTTTGGTTGCCATGGAGAAACCAGCTTCCACCAGTCCAGATGATGTGAGGGATGAAAAG GTGAAGGTGCTGAAGTGTGTAGCTCCTGTTGCAATGACAGATGTGGTGCTTGGCCAGTATGTTGGAGATCCCAAAGGGGAGGGTGACACCAAGCTGGGTTACCTTGATGATCCCACTGTACCAAAAAATTCCTGCACTCCAACATTTGCCACTGCAGTGCTCTATGTCCAGAATGAAAGATGGGATG GTGTTCCTTTCATTCTGCGCTGTGGTAAAGCTCTAAATGAGCGGAAAgcagaagtacgtctgcaattcACAGATGTGCCAGGAGACATCTTTGGCGAACGCTGTCAGAGGAACGAATTGGTTGTACGAGTGCAGCCAGATGAAGCCATTTACCTGAAGATGATGACCAAGAGGCCTGGGGTTTATTTCAGCCCAGAGGAGACTGAGCTGGATCTCACCTACAAGAGCAGATACAAG AATGTGAAGCTCCCTGATGCTTATGAGAGGCTGATTCTGGATGTCTTCTGTGGAAATCAGATGCACTTTGTCCGAAG TGATGAGTTGCGGGAAGCCTGGAGGATTTTCACTCCCCTCCTCCACCAAATAGAGGCAGAGAAGAGGCAACCCATTCCTTACACATATGGAAG CCGTGGTCCGAATGAAGCTGATGATCTCGTGAAGAGGGCAGGATTTCGATATGAGGGGACATACAAGTGGGTGCAGCCCCACACAACCTGA
- the galnt6 gene encoding polypeptide N-acetylgalactosaminyltransferase 6, translated as MRLFLHRRMSPLKLVLLGGTLFMVVLVILQRDVGSSPAGEPWLQDLVDRGDKVMVMVREAVNNIGFQIGAPQRPTMHEQPTQDANCPTGFYNMVDLKPHLKRPPQDPQSPGSDGGPFKKDRMTPEEEKEKEEGMTRHCFNQFASDRIALSRSLGDDTRPPECVEKKFPRCPPLPTTSIIIVFHNEAWSTLLRTVYSVLHTSPAILLKEIILVDDASTADHLKNQLEVFVQQLKIVHVVRQPERKGLITARMLGASIAQGEVLTFLDAHCECFHGWLEPLLARIVEEPTAVVSPEITTIDLNSFQFYKPVATNRAYNRGNFDWSLTFGWEAIPEDAKKLRKDETYPVKTPTFAGGLFSISKKYFEHIGTYDDKMEIWGGENVEMSFRVWQCGGQLEIIPCSVVGHVFRTKSPHTFPKGTEVITRNQVRLAEVWMDDYKKIFYRRNKNAAVMASENKYGDISDRLKLRQSLNCKNFTWYLNTIYPEAFIPDLTPEKYGAIRNSGSNTCLDVGENNQGGQPLIMYQCHNMGGNQYFEYSSHKELRHNIGKQLCLHATDQPEPVKIELCQLKGKGTSLAPQQEWVFTEESLLKNPSSGKCLQLQGSQIQMDHCNVADLYQRWAFS; from the exons ATGCGTCTGTTTTTACACCGCCGTATGTCTCCTCTGAAGCTGGTGCTCCTTGGGGGGACTCTCTTCATGGTGGTCCTGGTGATTCTACAAAGGGATGTTGGCTCTTCACCTGCTGGGGAACCCTGGTTGCAGGACCTGGTAGACAGAGGGGACAAGGTGATGGTCATGGTCCGAGAAGCTGTGAACAACATTGGCTTCCAGATTGGAGCTCCACAACGACCAACAATGCATGAGCAGCCCACCCAAGATGCTAACTGCCCTACTGGATTTTATAATATGGTTGATCTAAAACCTCACCTGAAGAGACCACCTCAGGACCCTCAAAGCCCAGGATCTGATGGGGGCCCATTTAAAAAAGACCGCATGACTcctgaggaagagaaggagaaggaggagggtaTGACCCGCCATTGTTTCAACCAGTTTGCCAGTGATCGTATCGCTCTCAGCCGTAGTCTTGGGGATGACACAAGGCCTCCAGA GTGTGTGGAGAAAAAATTTCCCCGCTGCCCGCCTCTGCCTACCACCAGCATCATCATAGTCTTTCACAATGAGGCCTGGTCCACGCTCCTCAGGACGGTCTACAGTGTCCTGCACACATCTCCTGCCATCCTGCTCAAAGAGATCATCTTGGTAGATGACGCCAGTACTGCAG ACCATCTTAAGAATCAGCTGGaggtgtttgtgcagcagctgaagATTGTCCATGTGGTCAGGCAGCCGGAGAGAAAGGGCCTCATCACAGCCAGGATGCTGGGTGCCAGTATCGCTCAGGGTGAAGTGCTCACCTTCCTCGATGCACACT GTGAGTGTTTTCATGGTTGGCTGGAGCCTCTTTTGGCCCGCATTGTTGAAGAACCCACTGCTGTAGTTAGCCCAGAGATCACCACCATTGACTTAAACTCCTTTCAGTTCTATAAGCCTGTGGCCACTAATAGAGCTTATAACCGAGGTAACTTCGACTGGAGCCTGACTTTCGGCTGGGAGGCGATCCCTGAGGATGCAAAGAAGCTGCGCAAGGACGAAACCTATCCTGTAAA AACACCTACTTTTGCTGGAGGTCTTTTCTCAATCTCAAAGAAGTACTTTGAACACATTGGAACGTATGATGACAAGATGGAAATCTGGGGGGGAGAAAATGTAGAGATGTCATTCAGG GTGTGGCAATGTGGGGGTCAACTAGAGATCATCCCCTGTTCTGTGGTGGGCCACGTCTTCCGCACCAAAAGCCCACATACCTTCCCCAAAGGCACAGAGGTCATTACCCGCAACCAGGTGCGCCTGGCTGAAGTCTGGATGGATGACTATAAGAAGATCTTTTATCGCCGCAACAAGAATGCTGCAGTCATGGCCAGTGAG AATAAGTATGGAGACATCTCTGATCGCCTGAAACTGAGACAGTCGCTTAACTGCAAGAACTTCACTTGGTACCTCAACACAATCTACCCAGAAGCCTTCATTCCAGATTTAACCCCAGAAAAATACGGAGCA ATTAGAAACTCAGGATCTAACACTTGCCTGGATGTTGGCGAGAACAACCAGGGAGGTCAACCTTTGATCATGTATCAATGCCACAACATGGGAGGAAACCAG TACTTTGAGTATTCCTCTCATAAGGAGCTGCGGCATAACATTGGAAAGCAGCTGTGTCTTCACGCCACAGACCAGCCAGAACCTGTGAAGATTGAGCTGTGCCAGCTGAAGGGGAAGGGTACCAGTTTGGCACCACAACAGGAGTGGGTTTTTACAGAG GAAAGTCTTCTGAAGAACCCCAGCAGCGGTAAATGTTTACAGCTACAAGGAAGCCAGATTCAGATGGACCACTGCAATGTTGCAGATCTCTACCAGCGCTGGGCATTCAGCTGA